A region of Vitis vinifera cultivar Pinot Noir 40024 chromosome 13, ASM3070453v1 DNA encodes the following proteins:
- the LOC100243069 gene encoding protein SUPPRESSOR OF K(+) TRANSPORT GROWTH DEFECT 1 isoform X2, producing the protein MYSNFKEQAIEYVKQAVQEDNAGNYSKAFPLYMNALEYFKTHLKYEKNPKIKEAITQKFTEYLRRAEEIRAVLDDGGTGPASNGGNASVAAKPKTKPKNGDGGDGDDAEQAKLRAGLNSAIITEKPNVQWSDVAGLESAKQALQEAVILPVKFPQFFTGKRRPWRAFLLYGPPGTGKSYLAKAVATEADSTFFSVSSSDLVSKWMGESEKLVSNLFQMARESAPSIIFIDEIDSLCGQRGEGNESEASRRIKTELLVQMQGVGHNDQKVLVLAATNTPYSLDQAIRRRFDKRIYIPLPDLKARQHMFKVHLGDTPHNLTEHDFEHLAYRTDGFSGSDISVCVNDVLFEPVRKTKDASYFVKTSNGIWVPCGPTQRGAVQVTLQELEAQGLASKERDF; encoded by the exons ATGTATAGCAATTTTAAGGAGCAAGCTATAGAGTATGTTAAGCAGGCAGTTCAGGAAGATAATGCTGGCAATTATAGTAAGGCGTTTCCGCTTTATATGAATGCCTTAGAGTACTTCAAGACGCATTTGAAATACGAGAAGAATCCTAAGATTAAGGAAGCTATTACTCAGAAATTCACTGAATATTTGAGGCGGGCAGAGGAGATCAGGGCTGTTCTTGATGATGGGGGGACTGGTCCAGCCTCAAACGGGGGGAATGCATCAGTGGCTGCAAAACCGAAAACGAAGCCCAAGAATGGAGATGGGGGGGATGGGGATGATGCGGAGCAAGCCAAGCTTAGGGCTGGGCTTAATTCTGCTATAATCACTGAGAAGCCAAATGTGCAGTGGAGTGATGTGGCTGGGCTTGAGAGCGCCAAGCAGGCACTGCAAGAGGCTGTCATATTACCTGTTAAGTTCCCACAGTTCTTTACTG GGAAGAGACGGCCCTGGAGGGCTTTTCTATTGTATGGTCCACCTGGAACAGGAAAGTCATACTTAGCCAAGGCTGTTGCAACAGAAGCAGACTCAACATTCTTCAG TGTGTCTTCATCTGATCTAGTTTCAAAATGGATGGGTGAAAGTGAAAAGCTAGTCTCAAATCTGTTTCAAATGGCTCGTGAAAGTGCTCCTTCCATCATTTTCATTGATGAAATTGATTCCTTATGTGGCCAACGAGGTGAAGGCAATGAGAGCGAAGCCTCCCGACGTATTAAAACAGAGCTTCTTGTTCAGATGCAG GGTGTAGGGCACAATGATCAGAAAGTTCTTGTTCTTGCAGCCACAAACACTCCCTATTCCCTGGATCAG GCCATCCGACGGCGATTTGACAAGCGAATCTACATTCCTCTTCCAGATTTGAAAGCAAGGCAGCACATGTTTAAG GTTCATCTGGGAGACACCCCTCATAACTTGACTGAACATGATTTTGAACACCTGGCTTATAGAACTGATGGATTCTCTGGTTCAGATATTTCTGTTTGT GTCAATGATGTACTATTTGAACCTGTTCGGAAAACTAAGGATGCTTCTTACTTTGTAAAAACTTCCAATGGCATCTGGGTCCCTTGTGGCCCTACTCAACGCGGAGCTGTTCAGGTTACTTTGCAGGAACTTGAAGCACAAGGCCTTGCTTCAAAG GAAAGGGATTTCTAA
- the LOC100243069 gene encoding protein SUPPRESSOR OF K(+) TRANSPORT GROWTH DEFECT 1 isoform X1, with product MYSNFKEQAIEYVKQAVQEDNAGNYSKAFPLYMNALEYFKTHLKYEKNPKIKEAITQKFTEYLRRAEEIRAVLDDGGTGPASNGGNASVAAKPKTKPKNGDGGDGDDAEQAKLRAGLNSAIITEKPNVQWSDVAGLESAKQALQEAVILPVKFPQFFTGKRRPWRAFLLYGPPGTGKSYLAKAVATEADSTFFSVSSSDLVSKWMGESEKLVSNLFQMARESAPSIIFIDEIDSLCGQRGEGNESEASRRIKTELLVQMQGVGHNDQKVLVLAATNTPYSLDQAIRRRFDKRIYIPLPDLKARQHMFKVHLGDTPHNLTEHDFEHLAYRTDGFSGSDISVCVNDVLFEPVRKTKDASYFVKTSNGIWVPCGPTQRGAVQVTLQELEAQGLASKILPPPISRTDFEKVLARQRPTVSKADLEVHNRFTKEFGEEG from the exons ATGTATAGCAATTTTAAGGAGCAAGCTATAGAGTATGTTAAGCAGGCAGTTCAGGAAGATAATGCTGGCAATTATAGTAAGGCGTTTCCGCTTTATATGAATGCCTTAGAGTACTTCAAGACGCATTTGAAATACGAGAAGAATCCTAAGATTAAGGAAGCTATTACTCAGAAATTCACTGAATATTTGAGGCGGGCAGAGGAGATCAGGGCTGTTCTTGATGATGGGGGGACTGGTCCAGCCTCAAACGGGGGGAATGCATCAGTGGCTGCAAAACCGAAAACGAAGCCCAAGAATGGAGATGGGGGGGATGGGGATGATGCGGAGCAAGCCAAGCTTAGGGCTGGGCTTAATTCTGCTATAATCACTGAGAAGCCAAATGTGCAGTGGAGTGATGTGGCTGGGCTTGAGAGCGCCAAGCAGGCACTGCAAGAGGCTGTCATATTACCTGTTAAGTTCCCACAGTTCTTTACTG GGAAGAGACGGCCCTGGAGGGCTTTTCTATTGTATGGTCCACCTGGAACAGGAAAGTCATACTTAGCCAAGGCTGTTGCAACAGAAGCAGACTCAACATTCTTCAG TGTGTCTTCATCTGATCTAGTTTCAAAATGGATGGGTGAAAGTGAAAAGCTAGTCTCAAATCTGTTTCAAATGGCTCGTGAAAGTGCTCCTTCCATCATTTTCATTGATGAAATTGATTCCTTATGTGGCCAACGAGGTGAAGGCAATGAGAGCGAAGCCTCCCGACGTATTAAAACAGAGCTTCTTGTTCAGATGCAG GGTGTAGGGCACAATGATCAGAAAGTTCTTGTTCTTGCAGCCACAAACACTCCCTATTCCCTGGATCAG GCCATCCGACGGCGATTTGACAAGCGAATCTACATTCCTCTTCCAGATTTGAAAGCAAGGCAGCACATGTTTAAG GTTCATCTGGGAGACACCCCTCATAACTTGACTGAACATGATTTTGAACACCTGGCTTATAGAACTGATGGATTCTCTGGTTCAGATATTTCTGTTTGT GTCAATGATGTACTATTTGAACCTGTTCGGAAAACTAAGGATGCTTCTTACTTTGTAAAAACTTCCAATGGCATCTGGGTCCCTTGTGGCCCTACTCAACGCGGAGCTGTTCAGGTTACTTTGCAGGAACTTGAAGCACAAGGCCTTGCTTCAAAG ATCCTCCCTCCGCCCATCTCAAGGACTGATTTTGAAAAAGTACTAGCAAGACAGAGACCAACAGTGAGCAAAGCAGATCTGGAGGTGCACAATAGATTCACAAAGGAGTTCGGGGAGGAGGGATGA
- the LOC100265361 gene encoding organelle RRM domain-containing protein 1, chloroplastic, whose translation METLCPSATTFNITRKFSHKIQSQASSLFHTTLAFPSPFKNNYNNNLLNLSYSSSCSISCVSSSSSTATNAVSASTTSTSLAFSASAGERQRHWMVQMEAPPQVLRSKAEIIDYYVRTLETVLGSEKDAQMCIYDASWDAPFGFCCDIDAETSRELSGLQGVLSVKPDPNFNSVKKDYTFSNIQLGSVSNSDIGSPQLFPAGNSKYWLVQMDRPTVGVVTKAQMVDFYAQILTKVLGNEKDAQMCIYHISWQSDFGFCCELDEECARELAGVPGVLSVRPDENFESNNKDYGGGSLQNSTDSLDSMEANQPTNIKTKKLFVTGLSFYTSEKTLRGAFEGFGELVEVKIIMDKISKRSKGYAFIEYTTEEAASAALKEMNGKIINGWMIVVDVAKPTPQKYSRSRPRPAV comes from the exons ATGGAAACTCTCTGTCCCTCAGCCACCACCTTCAACATCACCAGAAAATTCTCCCACAAAATTCAGTCTCAAGCTTCCTCTCTCTTCCACACAACCCTTGCATTTCCCAGTCCATTCAAAAACAACTACAACAACAATCTCTTGAATCtatcttattcttcttcttgttccatttcttgtgtttcttcatcttcatcaacaGCAACAAACGCAGTATCAGCATCTACAACTTCCACTTCCCTTGCTTTCTCTGCTTCAGCTGGCGAGCGGCAGCGCCACTGGATGGTGCAAATGGAGGCTCCTCCACAAGTGCTTCGTTCCAAAGCTGAGATTATTGATTACTATGTCAGAACCCTTGAAACGGTTCTGGGCAG CGAGAAGGATGCTCAGATGTGTATATATGATGCTTCTTGGGATGCCCCTTTTGGTTTCTGTTGCGATATCGATGCAGAAACTTCTCGCGAGCTTTCTG GTTTACAGGGGGTTTTATCTGTTAAACCCGACCCCAATTTTAACTCTGTGAAAAAGGACTATACCTTTTCGAATATTCAACTGGGTAGTGTGTCAAACTCAGACATTGGAAGTCCTCAATTATTTCCTGCGGGGAATTCCAAGTACTGGCTTGTTCAAATGGACAGACCAACAGTTGGAGTTGTTACCAAGGCGCAGATGGTTGATTTTTATGCTCAAATACTAACCAAGGTTTTGGGAAA TGAGAAGGATGCCCAAATGTGTATATATCACATTTCCTGGCAATCTGATTTTGGGTTTTGTTGTGAACTTGATGAGGAGTGTGCAAGAGAACTGGCAG GTGTGCCTGGTGTTTTATCAGTTCGCCCAGATGAGAACTTTGAGTCCAATAATAAGGATTATGGAG GTGGTAGTTTACAGAATTCTACAGATTCACTGGATTCTATGGAAGCAAATCAACCgacaaatataaaaactaagaaaCTTTTTGTAACTG GGCTATCTTTCTATACATCTGAGAAAACCTTACGCGGAGCATTTGAAGGATTCGGTGAACTTGTTGAAG TTAAGATTATAATGGATAAAATTTCTAAAAGGTCCAAAGGTTATGCATTTATAGAGTATACAACTGAAGAGGCTGCTAGTGCAGCTCTCAAAGAAATGAATGGCAAG ATTATTAATGGGTGGATGATAGTTGTTGATGTTGCCAAGCCAACCCCACAAAAGTACAGCAGGAGCCGTCCAAGACCAGCAGTCTGA